A stretch of Bacteroidota bacterium DNA encodes these proteins:
- a CDS encoding S9 family peptidase, translated as MKKLYLLLLVLYSAAIGAQTPLTAELMWQFKRISEPQVSPDGKLLIYSARSYSIKDNKGASVLYLYDLEKNTQTVLLDSLTNPMQARWRPDGKKIGFMCAKEQGVQLWEINTDGSGLKRVTNISGGINWYKYSPDLRNIAYGQDVKLDKTVQDIYPDLDKVDARIIDGLMYRHWTQWNDYTYSHVFVATYQEDNLINTGKDIMAGEKYHSPLHPFGGEEQINFSPNGKLILYTSKKLYGTQSAYSTNSDIYVYDIDGATTTTLKDCSPGYDNEPQMAELMDGKVGKVAWLSMERAGNEADKNRIMLSDLYAADGHLLHNDAQDITQDFKYSVESFVWSPDKDKIFFISTINATNQIFEFDLKSKKTTQITNGQHDYNAVVPYKIGKTLMLIGMKNSMASPAALFKVDLKGTETPLENINSALYQNIKWGNVVKRMVTTTDNKQMLTWVIYPPDFDSTKQYPTLLYCQGGPQSAVSQFFSYRWNFQLMAAKGYIIVAPNRRGLPGFGSEWNDAIMNDYGGQPMRDYLSAIDDVAKESYVNKDKLGAVGASYGGYSVYYLAGIHNKRFKCFISHCGMFNMESWFGTTEEMFFAKNDNGYYWQNTANYEKNSPHKFVKNWDAPILVIHNEKDFRVPISEGMQAFTAAQSLNIPSRFLYFPDEGHWILKPQNSILWNRVYFDWLDMWLKN; from the coding sequence ATGAAAAAACTGTATTTACTGCTGTTGGTATTGTACAGCGCAGCAATTGGGGCGCAAACCCCGCTTACCGCCGAGTTAATGTGGCAGTTTAAGCGCATTAGTGAGCCACAGGTATCCCCCGATGGAAAACTGCTGATATACTCAGCCCGTAGCTATTCAATAAAAGATAACAAAGGCGCCAGTGTATTGTATTTGTATGATTTGGAGAAAAACACCCAAACTGTTTTGCTGGATAGCTTAACTAATCCCATGCAGGCTCGCTGGAGACCTGACGGTAAGAAAATTGGGTTTATGTGTGCTAAAGAACAAGGGGTGCAGTTGTGGGAGATAAACACTGACGGTAGCGGCTTGAAAAGAGTAACTAACATTAGTGGAGGTATTAACTGGTATAAATACAGCCCTGATTTACGAAACATCGCCTACGGACAAGATGTGAAACTGGATAAAACAGTACAGGATATTTACCCCGACCTTGACAAAGTGGATGCCCGCATTATTGACGGATTAATGTACCGCCACTGGACACAATGGAATGACTATACCTACAGCCACGTTTTTGTTGCTACGTATCAAGAAGATAACCTCATAAATACCGGCAAGGATATAATGGCAGGCGAAAAGTACCACAGTCCTTTGCACCCTTTTGGCGGTGAGGAGCAAATTAATTTTAGCCCTAACGGAAAGCTGATTTTATACACCAGCAAGAAACTATACGGCACACAATCGGCATACAGCACTAATAGCGATATTTATGTGTATGATATTGACGGTGCAACTACCACCACTTTAAAAGATTGTAGTCCCGGCTATGATAATGAACCACAAATGGCCGAGTTAATGGACGGTAAAGTTGGTAAAGTTGCTTGGCTGAGTATGGAACGCGCCGGAAACGAAGCAGATAAAAACCGTATTATGCTTAGTGATCTTTATGCCGCTGATGGACATTTGCTGCACAATGATGCACAAGACATTACCCAAGACTTTAAGTACAGCGTTGAAAGTTTTGTATGGAGTCCTGACAAGGATAAAATTTTCTTTATCAGCACCATTAACGCAACCAACCAGATTTTTGAATTTGACCTAAAAAGCAAGAAAACAACCCAAATTACCAACGGCCAACACGACTACAATGCTGTTGTGCCATACAAAATTGGTAAAACGCTGATGCTGATAGGGATGAAGAACAGCATGGCCAGTCCTGCTGCTTTATTTAAGGTTGATTTAAAAGGTACAGAAACCCCGCTTGAAAACATCAATTCGGCTCTATATCAAAACATTAAGTGGGGCAATGTGGTAAAACGAATGGTTACCACTACCGATAATAAGCAAATGCTTACTTGGGTGATTTACCCTCCTGATTTTGACAGTACTAAACAATACCCTACCCTATTGTATTGCCAAGGCGGTCCGCAAAGTGCCGTTTCGCAATTCTTTAGCTACCGTTGGAATTTTCAGTTGATGGCGGCAAAAGGGTACATTATTGTTGCACCTAACCGTCGCGGCTTGCCCGGTTTTGGCAGCGAGTGGAACGATGCGATTATGAACGACTACGGCGGCCAACCCATGCGCGACTATTTAAGTGCCATTGACGATGTTGCCAAAGAATCGTATGTAAACAAAGATAAATTGGGAGCTGTGGGTGCCAGCTATGGAGGTTACAGTGTGTATTACCTTGCAGGCATACACAACAAGCGTTTCAAATGCTTCATTTCACACTGCGGTATGTTTAATATGGAAAGCTGGTTCGGTACTACGGAGGAGATGTTTTTTGCCAAAAACGATAACGGTTACTACTGGCAAAACACTGCTAACTATGAGAAAAACTCACCCCATAAATTTGTGAAAAACTGGGATGCGCCTATTTTGGTAATTCATAACGAAAAAGACTTCCGTGTACCGATTAGCGAAGGTATGCAGGCATTTACAGCCGCCCAAAGCCTGAATATACCCAGCCGTTTCTTGTACTTCCCTGATGAAGGCCATTGGATTTTAAAGCCTCAAAACAGCATACTTTGGAACCGTGTGTATTTTGATTGGCTGGATATGTGGTTGAAGAATTAA
- a CDS encoding response regulator transcription factor has translation MKCIVIDDEPLGRKGMGLLIDEIPSLSLEENFGSVVDAGAYLQSNQVDLIFLDIEMPRMNGIDFLRNLINPPMVIFTTAYPQYALEGFELDVVDYLVKPIRFERFFKAITKAQAIYNLSKGNSSGAGMAALAITDDDHVYVRADRKFVKLYLKDINVIEGLKDYSIIHTGGERTVTAMNLKTIENQLPPDTFIRVNKSYIVNKNHISQVDSDVIFVGPRQIPVGERYRQDFFDRVIKDHWIKR, from the coding sequence ATGAAGTGCATAGTTATTGATGACGAGCCATTAGGCCGCAAAGGCATGGGCCTTTTAATCGACGAAATTCCTTCGTTATCGCTGGAAGAGAATTTTGGAAGCGTGGTAGACGCCGGTGCTTATTTACAAAGCAATCAGGTAGATCTTATTTTTCTGGATATTGAAATGCCGCGCATGAACGGGATTGATTTCTTACGAAATTTAATTAACCCGCCGATGGTAATTTTTACCACTGCATATCCGCAGTATGCCCTTGAAGGGTTTGAACTGGATGTGGTAGATTACTTGGTTAAACCCATTCGATTTGAACGTTTCTTTAAAGCAATCACGAAGGCGCAAGCTATTTACAACCTTTCTAAAGGCAACAGCAGCGGCGCAGGGATGGCAGCACTTGCTATTACTGATGACGATCATGTGTACGTGCGTGCCGACCGCAAGTTTGTGAAACTGTACTTAAAAGATATTAATGTGATTGAAGGGTTGAAAGACTACTCAATCATTCACACAGGCGGTGAACGTACAGTTACAGCTATGAATCTTAAAACGATTGAAAACCAATTACCCCCCGATACCTTTATCAGGGTAAACAAATCTTACATAGTAAACAAAAACCATATTTCACAGGTTGATAGCGACGTAATTTTTGTTGGTCCAAGGCAAATTCCGGTAGGAGAACGTTACCGTCAAGACTTTTTTGACAGGGTAATAAAAGACCATTGGATAAAACGCTAA
- a CDS encoding tetratricopeptide repeat protein, producing the protein MKKLKLLLCALLIVSLWACNAEKKKLKQKIEAAEAKDKKHNPELAMARAELYAEYADKFADDTLAPHYLFKAAKIYELTGNFNRSIELYVKLDDNYPNHALAPEALFFEGFIYETALQDYPRAKSAFEELIKRFPKHQYAEVAKVNLPHVGTIPDFAKELETGPAEDSTTDSVQSN; encoded by the coding sequence ATGAAAAAACTAAAACTGCTGCTTTGCGCTTTATTAATTGTATCACTTTGGGCTTGCAATGCCGAAAAGAAAAAGCTGAAACAAAAAATTGAAGCTGCCGAGGCTAAAGATAAGAAGCACAACCCCGAGCTTGCCATGGCAAGGGCTGAGTTATATGCTGAATATGCAGATAAGTTTGCTGATGATACCCTTGCTCCTCATTACCTGTTTAAAGCAGCTAAAATATACGAGCTGACCGGTAACTTTAACCGCAGTATTGAGTTATACGTAAAACTTGATGATAATTACCCCAACCATGCGCTTGCTCCCGAGGCATTGTTTTTTGAGGGTTTTATTTACGAAACCGCCTTGCAGGATTATCCCCGTGCAAAAAGTGCTTTTGAAGAGCTGATAAAGCGTTTTCCCAAACACCAATACGCCGAAGTAGCTAAAGTAAATCTACCGCACGTGGGCACTATACCCGATTTTGCTAAAGAATTAGAAACCGGACCGGCGGAAGATTCAACTACCGACTCGGTACAAAGCAACTAA
- a CDS encoding DUF2306 domain-containing protein: protein MNTLIILLLGIHITAGMLALVSAPIAIALRSKTPRHRIAGRIYFYSMLAVTATALVIAAYKNIPFLFLVGIFSFYAIWDARRSLALKFLHDGQKAKWYDWAVGLITLLFDVLLVIYGVYILTSGDGMGWVALVFGGIGLFTVGKSLLRFIKPPKDPRHWLYRHLQGMLAGYIATVTAFMAVNIKFLPPLMVWLLPTVVGSAVITYLMFRIKGGKEHY from the coding sequence ATGAACACATTAATTATTCTGCTTCTTGGTATTCATATTACTGCCGGTATGCTGGCTTTGGTGTCTGCACCAATTGCCATTGCACTTAGAAGCAAAACACCCCGACACCGTATTGCAGGCCGAATATACTTTTACAGTATGCTTGCTGTAACTGCCACAGCACTTGTAATTGCTGCTTATAAAAATATTCCGTTTTTGTTTTTGGTAGGTATTTTTAGTTTTTATGCCATTTGGGATGCCCGTCGCTCATTAGCTTTAAAGTTTTTGCACGACGGACAAAAGGCAAAATGGTACGATTGGGCCGTGGGGCTAATTACCCTATTGTTTGATGTGTTGCTGGTTATATACGGCGTTTATATTCTTACTTCAGGCGATGGTATGGGGTGGGTGGCATTAGTGTTTGGGGGGATTGGCTTATTTACTGTTGGTAAAAGTTTACTTCGCTTTATAAAACCGCCTAAAGACCCCAGACATTGGCTTTACAGACATTTGCAAGGCATGCTGGCGGGCTATATTGCCACTGTAACAGCTTTTATGGCTGTTAATATCAAATTTTTGCCTCCGTTGATGGTTTGGTTATTGCCCACTGTAGTTGGCTCAGCGGTAATTACTTACCTTATGTTCAGGATAAAGGGCGGAAAAGAACACTATTAA
- a CDS encoding prolyl oligopeptidase family serine peptidase: MKKIIIAAALLASLQAFGQNRQLTIEECIMEQRGRLAPATLRNLSWIPNTNLVSWMVEDAVKGNYLTIFDYKSQSHTSILVDDINFALANQQAIGTPGQQTPKFKEFPTDIKWLDSDNLLIIRDGKTFYQYNYKDRTLVLENMLADDAQNIDRHAATANAAYTVGNNLYIKPRSGNAFPVTKDDKPGIVNGQSVHRNEFGIAKGTFWSNDGYKLAYYRMDESMVTEATYYGFGSYPGVNTSFRYPMAGQASHQVKLGVYDAIKNTTVFLETGEPLEQYLTNISWSPDDKYIYIACVMREQDIMNLKRYDAVTGKLDKILFEEKSDRWVEPEHAATFLSNDKNKFIWQSERDGFNHLYLYDTEGKLIRQLTKGNWMVTELLGMDEKGKFAYYTSTAKSPLDNTVYAVEIASGKITELATEVGKHYVLFNSSYTHFIDNLSSYQVPRTISIRDAQKGKQVHQLLNAPNPLADYQLGKTEVFTIKSTDGTTDLYARVIKPTNFDPNKKYPVVVYVYGGPHFQLISNGFLNSADLWMNYMAQQGFVVFGLDNRGSANRGFAFESAMHRQLGTVEMADQLAGINYLKGQSFVDTNKMAVFGWSFGGFMTTTLMLKSPNTFKVGIAGGPVIDWKMYEIMYTERYMDSPIENPDGYNNNNLLNYVQNLQGKLMMIHGTSDDVVVWQHSLEFVKKAVKAGKQMDYFVYPGHAHNVRGKDRVHLYQKVTDYIMDNIDK; the protein is encoded by the coding sequence ATGAAAAAAATAATTATAGCGGCAGCACTTTTGGCATCGTTGCAGGCTTTTGGCCAAAACAGGCAACTTACCATTGAGGAGTGCATTATGGAGCAACGGGGTAGGTTAGCTCCGGCCACACTTAGAAATCTTTCGTGGATACCCAACACCAACCTTGTGTCATGGATGGTTGAAGATGCCGTGAAGGGCAATTACCTCACCATTTTTGATTATAAAAGCCAAAGCCATACCAGCATATTGGTAGATGATATAAACTTTGCCTTGGCCAACCAACAAGCCATTGGTACACCCGGCCAGCAAACGCCAAAATTCAAAGAATTCCCTACTGATATTAAATGGTTAGATTCTGATAATCTGTTAATTATCCGCGACGGTAAGACCTTTTATCAGTACAATTATAAAGACCGTACGTTGGTGCTTGAAAACATGCTTGCAGATGATGCTCAAAACATCGATCGTCATGCAGCAACTGCAAATGCAGCCTATACGGTAGGCAATAACTTATACATTAAACCCCGCAGCGGCAATGCGTTCCCTGTTACCAAAGATGATAAACCGGGCATAGTAAACGGCCAAAGTGTACACCGTAACGAGTTTGGTATTGCAAAAGGTACCTTTTGGAGCAACGACGGTTATAAACTTGCCTATTACCGAATGGATGAGAGCATGGTTACCGAAGCTACTTACTACGGTTTTGGTTCATATCCTGGTGTAAATACATCGTTCCGATACCCGATGGCAGGACAAGCGAGCCATCAAGTGAAACTGGGGGTGTACGATGCGATAAAAAACACCACTGTATTTTTAGAAACCGGAGAGCCGCTAGAACAATACCTTACTAACATCTCTTGGAGTCCGGATGATAAATACATTTACATAGCCTGTGTAATGCGTGAGCAGGATATTATGAACCTGAAACGCTACGATGCTGTAACAGGTAAGTTGGATAAGATACTTTTTGAAGAGAAAAGCGACCGTTGGGTTGAACCTGAACACGCTGCAACCTTCTTATCAAACGATAAGAATAAGTTTATATGGCAAAGCGAACGCGACGGATTTAACCACCTATACTTATACGATACTGAAGGAAAATTAATCCGCCAGCTTACTAAAGGCAATTGGATGGTTACTGAGCTTTTGGGGATGGATGAGAAAGGCAAATTTGCCTATTACACATCAACTGCCAAAAGCCCTTTGGATAACACCGTGTATGCGGTTGAAATAGCCAGCGGAAAAATTACTGAATTGGCTACAGAAGTTGGAAAGCACTACGTGTTGTTTAATAGCAGCTACACCCATTTTATTGATAACCTTAGCAGCTACCAAGTTCCACGCACTATCAGCATTCGTGATGCTCAAAAAGGCAAGCAGGTACATCAATTACTTAACGCTCCCAACCCGTTGGCTGATTACCAATTAGGTAAAACCGAAGTCTTTACTATTAAAAGTACCGACGGAACTACTGATTTGTATGCCCGTGTTATTAAGCCCACCAACTTCGACCCGAATAAAAAATACCCTGTTGTTGTGTATGTATATGGAGGGCCACATTTCCAGTTGATTAGCAACGGATTTTTGAACAGTGCCGATTTATGGATGAACTATATGGCGCAGCAAGGCTTTGTTGTGTTTGGCTTGGATAACAGGGGTAGTGCCAACCGTGGTTTTGCATTTGAAAGTGCTATGCACAGGCAATTGGGTACGGTAGAAATGGCCGACCAATTAGCTGGTATTAATTATCTTAAAGGTCAGTCGTTTGTGGATACTAATAAAATGGCTGTTTTTGGATGGAGTTTTGGCGGGTTTATGACAACTACGCTGATGCTGAAATCGCCTAATACTTTTAAAGTAGGTATTGCAGGTGGCCCCGTAATTGATTGGAAGATGTACGAGATTATGTACACCGAGCGTTACATGGACAGCCCTATTGAAAACCCTGACGGTTATAACAACAATAACCTGCTGAATTACGTACAGAATTTGCAAGGTAAACTAATGATGATACATGGAACCAGCGATGATGTGGTGGTATGGCAACACAGCCTTGAATTTGTGAAAAAGGCAGTAAAAGCAGGCAAGCAAATGGATTACTTTGTGTATCCCGGTCATGCACACAATGTGCGCGGTAAAGACCGTGTACACTTGTATCAAAAAGTTACCGATTATATCATGGATAATATTGATAAATAA
- a CDS encoding YARHG domain-containing protein: MLKKSGIITVISLLLLAFACSKKAKQELKKSDKFANGKPIEYEIEDNGKFVDIEVYTKIKPYLEVISKSYDSVKYFCVLDTNYFFYVSNGTKKGVVDKHGKVIVPVKYSKIFNPGGTVKGLIEVEDYKKFGLYDLEGNVVAEAKYEAIYPVDFSGAVVQVKLNGKFGVITSEGAETFDEASFDNPDAFVSPYLTKASLAWKFDVNSKDIVFLQPVNYKQYKDDLVEGRAVVFTPSYLFELGFLPQQIERIVIEKETDFGIAESKAKVTEVTSIWDGLLAAFAEYYEVGLDARGYETNKTNLVTMDSAGKIISMVEYYKPYMYSYPCGDKADMFKTRFVDSSLFEVKTYQYSYDTKSQDTTYDTYPEFFYYWIDSTGEITELSSQRRFAFTQFLVIDESYLRGCYAKFVNDDGEKNAVINEHLTIEDLEVMKNEIYADYGMIFTKQKWKNYFGKRKWYRGKLKNVDDLLTDVDRKNIAFITATIEKVKANPDDYVSTSEGTIPIVP, translated from the coding sequence ATGTTAAAAAAGTCCGGTATTATAACGGTTATATCATTACTGCTGCTTGCGTTTGCCTGTTCAAAGAAGGCAAAACAAGAACTTAAAAAGAGCGATAAATTTGCTAATGGAAAACCCATTGAATACGAGATAGAAGACAACGGAAAGTTTGTTGATATTGAAGTATATACCAAAATAAAACCCTATTTAGAGGTAATTTCTAAAAGCTACGATTCTGTAAAATACTTCTGTGTGTTAGATACCAACTACTTCTTCTACGTGTCTAACGGAACAAAAAAAGGTGTGGTTGATAAACACGGAAAAGTAATCGTACCCGTTAAATACAGTAAAATATTTAACCCCGGAGGTACGGTAAAAGGGCTGATTGAGGTTGAAGACTATAAGAAATTCGGATTGTATGATTTGGAGGGAAATGTTGTTGCTGAAGCTAAATACGAGGCCATTTATCCCGTTGACTTTAGTGGTGCAGTTGTACAAGTTAAGTTGAACGGAAAATTTGGTGTGATAACGAGTGAGGGAGCGGAGACGTTTGACGAAGCAAGTTTTGATAACCCCGATGCTTTTGTCTCACCCTATTTAACAAAAGCATCCCTTGCTTGGAAATTTGATGTAAACAGTAAAGATATTGTGTTTTTACAACCTGTAAATTATAAACAATACAAAGATGATTTGGTTGAGGGTAGGGCGGTTGTTTTTACCCCGTCATACTTGTTTGAGTTAGGTTTTTTACCTCAACAAATTGAACGTATTGTTATTGAAAAAGAAACTGATTTTGGCATTGCAGAGAGTAAAGCTAAAGTGACCGAGGTTACAAGTATTTGGGATGGTTTGCTGGCTGCCTTTGCTGAATATTACGAAGTAGGGTTGGATGCAAGGGGATATGAAACCAACAAAACCAACCTTGTAACAATGGATTCAGCGGGAAAAATAATCTCTATGGTCGAGTACTACAAACCTTATATGTATTCTTATCCCTGCGGTGATAAGGCCGATATGTTTAAAACCCGTTTTGTTGACAGCTCGTTGTTTGAAGTAAAAACGTATCAATACAGTTACGACACAAAATCGCAGGACACTACCTACGATACATACCCTGAATTTTTTTATTACTGGATTGATTCTACCGGTGAGATAACAGAATTATCATCACAAAGACGGTTTGCGTTCACTCAGTTTCTGGTGATAGATGAAAGTTATTTAAGAGGCTGTTATGCAAAGTTCGTTAACGACGATGGAGAAAAAAATGCTGTTATTAATGAACACCTTACGATTGAAGATTTGGAGGTGATGAAAAATGAAATATATGCCGATTACGGAATGATATTTACCAAACAAAAGTGGAAAAACTATTTTGGTAAAAGAAAATGGTACAGGGGTAAACTGAAGAATGTTGATGACTTATTGACTGATGTTGATAGGAAAAACATTGCCTTTATTACCGCTACTATTGAAAAAGTGAAAGCCAACCCCGATGATTATGTTTCAACAAGCGAAGGCACTATCCCTATTGTTCCTTAA
- a CDS encoding DUF2306 domain-containing protein, translating into MIMFQQAKALSLLFLKGMFWLIVGLNALFIFVKSLSYYTPNFNSGFLSDKKEIFYQTIYPYFFYGHISISSAILVIGLFQFSKIFRAKYLNTHRLLGKLYIGLVLFVSAPSALVMGIYATGNWWIKGGFVIASVLWWWFTYKAYLEIRKKNVQQHQRYMQRSYIISLLAVFLRVYYYLIVVVFDAYTPNTYLFVVYASWLPNWVLFELYVLFKDAKPAIIKAKSPN; encoded by the coding sequence ATGATTATGTTTCAACAAGCGAAGGCACTATCCCTATTGTTCCTTAAAGGGATGTTTTGGCTTATAGTTGGCCTAAATGCGCTGTTTATTTTTGTTAAATCACTTAGTTATTATACTCCTAATTTTAATTCAGGCTTTTTAAGCGATAAAAAAGAAATATTTTATCAAACCATTTATCCGTATTTCTTTTACGGGCATATCAGCATATCGTCGGCAATCCTTGTTATAGGGTTATTTCAGTTTAGCAAAATTTTTAGGGCAAAGTATTTAAACACACACCGTTTACTGGGCAAATTATACATTGGCTTGGTATTGTTTGTTTCAGCTCCATCGGCATTAGTAATGGGCATTTATGCAACCGGTAACTGGTGGATTAAAGGCGGTTTTGTTATAGCATCGGTTTTGTGGTGGTGGTTTACTTACAAAGCCTATTTAGAAATTAGGAAGAAGAATGTGCAGCAACACCAACGGTATATGCAGCGTAGCTATATCATATCACTATTGGCTGTGTTTTTAAGGGTGTATTATTATTTGATAGTGGTTGTTTTTGACGCTTACACGCCTAATACCTACTTGTTTGTAGTGTATGCAAGCTGGCTGCCGAATTGGGTTTTGTTTGAATTATACGTATTGTTTAAAGACGCAAAACCTGCAATCATAAAAGCAAAATCCCCAAATTAA
- the fusA gene encoding elongation factor G translates to MKTINRLRNIGIMAHVDAGKTTFTERALYYTGLTHRMGNVDDGNTVMDTDPQEGKRGITISSAAVTTYWKLDGENYQINIIDTPGHVDFTAEVERSLRVLDGAVAVFCAKSGVQPQSETVWRQANRYNVPRIIMVNKMDRQGADFLRVVNEIRERLNTNAVPVQLPIGAEDSFAGVIDLIAMKAIFWDGDDGKSFYQSEIPEQLLQEAVTWRTQLLEELSLTNESILNKYLAQQEISTGELHTALQNATLQQQLIPVLCGSAFKNKGVQPVIDAVVRYLPSPADITTIKVYENETHAPVELTTSENAPFVGLAFKIVTDDFVGKLTMVRVYTGVLKAGDTLINSRTGKKVRVARIMRVMSAKTESVEQINTGDIGAIIGLKDVKTGDTLCGEGISISLEKMEFPEPMIGYAIEPKTTGDGTRLGEALSRLTDEDPTLTVEIDTATGQTILKGMGELHLEVVLEKLATEYKVEVKKGQPQISYKEYLRKPVIHRTVLKRQNGGSGNFADISFELLPGGEGQQGLEFVNEIKGGVIPREFIPNVLKGFEQAMQKGSLAGYPLQSLKVRLFDGSIHEKDSHLQDFEEAAHIGFRDAAKLSNPGLLEPVMEVEVITPDEFTGAVTGDLNRRRGLIKSLDLNGDGQRIVALVPLAELFEYVTALRTLTSGRASATITFNSYQPVPDGIVSSLLAHST, encoded by the coding sequence ATGAAAACGATAAATAGATTAAGAAATATAGGGATTATGGCTCATGTGGATGCAGGGAAGACAACTTTTACCGAAAGAGCACTGTATTATACAGGGTTGACCCATAGAATGGGCAATGTTGACGATGGTAATACGGTAATGGATACCGACCCTCAGGAAGGCAAGCGGGGCATCACCATATCATCGGCGGCAGTTACTACTTATTGGAAACTTGACGGCGAGAACTACCAAATAAACATTATAGACACGCCCGGCCACGTTGATTTTACTGCCGAGGTAGAACGCTCGTTGCGGGTGCTTGATGGTGCTGTGGCTGTTTTTTGCGCAAAATCAGGTGTGCAACCCCAATCAGAAACCGTTTGGCGACAGGCGAACCGTTACAATGTTCCCCGCATTATAATGGTGAACAAAATGGACCGACAAGGTGCTGACTTTTTACGAGTGGTGAATGAGATACGGGAACGTTTAAACACAAACGCTGTCCCTGTTCAGCTTCCCATTGGTGCTGAAGACAGTTTTGCGGGTGTGATTGACTTAATAGCGATGAAAGCCATATTTTGGGACGGTGATGATGGTAAGTCGTTTTACCAAAGCGAGATACCTGAACAATTGCTACAAGAAGCAGTTACATGGCGCACTCAATTACTTGAAGAACTGAGTCTTACAAACGAAAGTATTTTAAATAAATACCTCGCACAACAGGAAATAAGTACGGGTGAATTGCATACTGCGCTGCAAAATGCAACTTTACAACAGCAGCTTATCCCTGTGCTTTGTGGCTCGGCTTTTAAGAACAAAGGCGTCCAGCCTGTTATTGATGCCGTGGTGAGGTATTTACCTTCTCCGGCTGATATAACTACTATAAAAGTGTATGAAAACGAAACCCATGCACCTGTTGAGTTAACAACCTCTGAAAATGCTCCCTTTGTTGGGCTTGCATTTAAGATTGTTACCGATGACTTTGTAGGTAAGTTAACCATGGTGCGGGTATATACCGGTGTTTTGAAAGCCGGTGATACGCTTATTAATAGCAGAACGGGCAAAAAAGTACGCGTAGCACGTATCATGCGGGTGATGTCGGCCAAGACAGAAAGTGTTGAACAAATAAACACGGGTGATATTGGTGCCATAATTGGTCTCAAGGATGTGAAAACAGGCGACACACTTTGTGGCGAAGGTATTTCAATAAGTCTTGAGAAAATGGAGTTCCCTGAGCCTATGATTGGGTACGCCATTGAGCCAAAAACTACCGGTGACGGTACACGATTGGGCGAGGCACTTTCGCGCCTAACCGACGAAGACCCAACCCTTACGGTTGAGATAGACACTGCAACTGGACAAACCATTTTGAAAGGAATGGGCGAACTGCATTTGGAAGTAGTGCTTGAAAAACTGGCAACTGAGTATAAAGTTGAGGTGAAGAAAGGACAACCACAAATATCTTACAAAGAGTATTTGAGGAAACCTGTGATACACCGCACTGTTTTGAAACGCCAAAACGGAGGTTCGGGTAACTTTGCCGACATCAGCTTTGAACTGTTGCCCGGTGGTGAGGGTCAGCAGGGACTTGAGTTTGTGAATGAAATAAAAGGCGGAGTGATCCCGCGTGAATTTATTCCAAACGTGCTAAAAGGCTTTGAGCAGGCAATGCAAAAAGGCTCTTTGGCAGGTTACCCGCTTCAATCTTTAAAAGTGAGGCTTTTTGATGGTTCGATACACGAAAAGGACTCTCATTTACAGGATTTTGAAGAAGCTGCCCACATCGGTTTCAGAGATGCTGCTAAACTTTCTAACCCCGGTCTTTTAGAACCTGTAATGGAAGTTGAAGTAATCACTCCCGATGAGTTCACCGGTGCTGTTACGGGCGATTTAAACCGCCGTCGCGGACTTATCAAATCGTTGGATTTGAATGGTGACGGACAACGTATTGTAGCGTTAGTTCCCTTGGCAGAGTTGTTTGAGTATGTTACGGCACTTAGAACCCTAACATCAGGGCGAGCATCAGCCACCATAACTTTCAACAGCTACCAACCTGTTCCCGATGGTATCGTGAGCAGTTTATTAGCACATTCTACTTAG